Below is a window of Camelina sativa cultivar DH55 chromosome 11, Cs, whole genome shotgun sequence DNA.
ATAGAATCTCCAGGACGGATCTCAGCAGCATGAGCCATAGCACCATATGCTGTAAAAACAGCACACCCTAGAATCGCAGATTCAGTGTAGGGTAAAGAATCTGGTAGAGGAGCTAACCCGTGAGCTGATGTGACACAGTACTCAGCCATCCCTCCCATACTGTACATATACACTGGTGAATCTGCAGAGAAATGTAATTAGGTAAAACAGTCATGTTTCTCCTAACATaataaagattcaaaatttaccATCATGTCTTAAAAAGAGACGAGTTTCGCCATCGTAAAGAGTTCCCTTAGCTCTGTTGTAAGCAAAGAAGTCTTCACACAGATCATCATGGCCCTGTATCCAAGTAAATAAAAGTATCAGCTAAAACGTTTCAGTTCTCAggttaaagaaaatttaatgaaaGCAACTACAGTTTCGACCTCACCTTAGCACAATAAGAACAGGTTCCACAAGGCATAATGAAAGCTCCAACTACACGAGACCCAACTGGAAATCTGAAAATAAAGTTTAAGACATTCagaataataaacaaaacatatgattCCATTATAGTGTtgaggaggaaaaaaaagaaagaaccttTTAATGATCTTGTGATCAGTAAGAGGACCGTGTTCAACTACTTCACCAGTGATCTCATGACCAATAACACAAGGACTAGAGAATGGTATCTCTCCTTTCATCACATGAAGATCAGAGTGACAAACCCCACAAGCTtcccacaaaaagaaaaagaattcaaCTCTCAACATTCGAACTCTCCAGAAGATTGATTCAGCCCAAATCCTTAGAACATGGAGAAAGAATTTGTACCTTTGGTTTTGATGAGAATTTCATTGACTTTAGGCCGAGGGATATGAAACTCTTCGATGGTTAGAGGCTGATTGGGCTCGCGATACACGGCTCCACGCATGAATCCGCCGGAGCTCACGTGATACCCACCCATGGATTGAGGAGAATCATCGCCGGAGGCTCCGGTTTGCAGAGACCTGGAGGAGATTGAAGAGCCGACGGCGAGTCTGGTCAACGACAGGAGGTTCTTAGCCGCAGAAGCCCGGCGGAGAATCGGAGCAAACGCCATGCAAACACGACGGAGGATTTGATCGGAGTGTTGGACAACGAAAGAGAGACACTTGACACCAATAGAGAGAGAGCAGAGAGAGCAGAGAGAGCACTTTCGATTGATTTACACCACGCGCTTAGCCGGGTATTGACGAACTGAGTTTCTGAACGTGTTTGTTAGTCACGCGCCGATGGTGCGTATGTGCATTGATATGTCACTCCAGTTCTGGGGTCAACATCTCCACGTGTCTATCTTATCCTACGAAATTAGGATACTAAACacctttttaacaaaagaatccgataattaatcaaaagaaacatattatcctactatattaattagaaagtacaattataaaattaatcttattaaaatgtgtaaaaaattacattcaattgtcgttagaaaaacttaattaaaattaattaattaattaaataaatataattaattaaaaacgaaaattgggcacacatgaaataaaataaattatagaaaagtaaaaaaaatctattagaatcaaaactaatttgtacttaaaaaaattaacagctaagatt
It encodes the following:
- the LOC104726988 gene encoding uncharacterized protein LOC104726988 — its product is MAFAPILRRASAAKNLLSLTRLAVGSSISSRSLQTGASGDDSPQSMGGYHVSSGGFMRGAVYREPNQPLTIEEFHIPRPKVNEILIKTKACGVCHSDLHVMKGEIPFSSPCVIGHEITGEVVEHGPLTDHKIIKRFPVGSRVVGAFIMPCGTCSYCAKGHDDLCEDFFAYNRAKGTLYDGETRLFLRHDDSPVYMYSMGGMAEYCVTSAHGLAPLPDSLPYTESAILGCAVFTAYGAMAHAAEIRPGDSIAVIGIGGVGSSCLQIARAFGASDIIAVDVQDDKLQKAKTLGATHIVNGAKEDAVERIREITGGMGVDVAVEALGRPQTFMQCTLSVKDGGKAVMIGLSKAGSVGEIDINRLVRRKIKVIGSYGGRARQDLPKVVKLAESGIFNLTNAVSSKYKFEDAGKAFQDLNEGKIVSRGVVEIL